In the genome of Fibrobacter sp. UWB11, the window TTCACCATCATATTCTTCACTCCAGGAATGAGAAGAAGTTGAACTACCTGGTGCGTATTCTCGGCAGATATAATGATTGTCACCAACTTTTTTAACTTCATTTTTACGAGCTTCAACACAAGCTTGATTGAATTCAACATCCATATCGCTAGCAGAAACCCACTTATAAAAATCTACTCCGTCACCGTTAAAGACATGATCGCACTTGTAATAACCATAGCCGGTCATCGTAGAAAGCATAAGCTCCTTCAAATTGAGCTTCACGAAGTTTTTCTCATCATTCTTCATGATTTCTTCATTGCAAGCACCAAGTGCATCGGCAAGGATTTCTTCATCGTTCTTGTAGACAGAAGATGATGAAGCAGAAGACGGAAGTCTCTTTTCTTGCAAAGAACAGACTTCGTCAGAGCCTTCACAACGAGGATTCTGCACGCACTCAAATTCATAGGTAGCCCATGGTTCAGACCCATGTTCCCTAGTAAAGCCTGTGTATCCTTCTTCACGACCTTCGCAAGCATCCACCAAGTTCCATGCGCAAAAATCATAATCGCAATTGCACTTTAAGCTGAAATCAAGCTTTTCAGAAGTAATGGCTATAATCTCACCTTTTTTTGCAGATGTACATTGACCATTTTCAGCAGTAGCTGCTACGGTTTCTATAAAGTAATTACCACTACTTACAACCGGGAACCATACTTCCTGCTTGGTATCGTACTTGAAGTAGGTAAAATAGCCATCATCAACAGAAGTCTTCTGGATCTTGTAACCATCTTCAAAATCCGTTGCAGCCTCTACATCAAGTCTGTAAACCTCTTTAAAGCCCTTCTGCAAAATCTTGTAGTACTTATCGTCCCTGTCGGAATTATAGTCTTCATAGATATAGTCAAAGCACATACCTTCACAGTAATGATACTTATCAAAGTTTGCGTTGATGAGCAAGGCGAGGTAGTCCACAAAATACATGCTCTGTTCACGGCCATCGAACAGCGTCTTCGCCCCCTTCTTGAAGTTACCTTCTTCTGCGAAAATCGTACGGAAGTCGTTGTAGGCCTTGTTCACATTCTTAGCGACATCGGCCTGGTCGACCAAAGCCATAATCCAGAATACGCTATTGAAGTATTCGTTCAAGTCCACTTTGTTCGGCAGATAATGTTCAAACTGCGGGTAGTCTTCGCCATCCTTCTTCAAGTAAAGGGCCTTAGCAAGTTCATCGTTAGCCTGCAAGAGAGCATTATCAAAATCTCTGCCATTCTTCAGCAAGTACTTCATGCGGGCTGTCTTGTAGTCGGTCAAGAAGTCAATGACAACCGTATCCGTTGCATCGAGAACATTCGGATCCTTGTCGGTCAAGTCCACAATCGTGTTATAGGCAAAATCAACAGTCGAGAAATTGAGACCGCCGAGGTTCATCTTCACGCGGAGTTCCACAATCGGGTTTGTCAAGTTCGTCACATCGATGTCGCCTTCGAGACGCACAACGTTGTACTTCACTTCTCTCTGGTTGACTTCTTCAACCGTCACGAACGGCTGGGAGGCAGAAGCCACGAGGTCAGAGACAAACACCTTACCCGTTGCATCGTACTTCTTGTCGAGGTCGATGATGGAGAGTTCGGAATACTTGCCGCTCTTCAGGTGAGACCAGAGTTCTTCGTAGATGTCGTCAGAATCGGTCTTCTTTTCACTCATCACCGGGAGGCGAACCACCACGTGCTTTGTGAACTTCTTTTCGAGATTTTCGTTCGGGACCGTGAACGGGATTTCCATCTTGGTTTCAGCTTTACCGCACTTGATGGTCACAGTGATGATAGCCGTTTCGTCGTTGCGTTCCGTATTGACGATTTCGCACTTTTTGTTTTCGAGTTCAGCGGTCCAGCTGCTGTAGGCATCGCTGAACTTGTCATCGAGATCTTTGCCATACTTGTCCGTAGCAGAGCTCAAGTTCTTAAGGGCGTCATCGACATCCTTCTGGTTCTTGGCAGAGGCGCTGCTCAAGTTGCCAAGAGCATTGTCAACGTCCTTCTGGTTCTTGGCAGAAGCGCTGCTCAAGTTACCGATAGCGTTGTCAACGTCCTTCTGGTTCTTGGCAGAGGCGCTGCTCAAGTTCTTGAGAGCTTCGTCAATCTGCTTCTGGTTGTTGGCAGATGCAGCGCTCAAGGCATCGTTGATAGACTTCTTGATAGCGGCGGTATCGACACTTACACCGTTCGTACCGTTGGTGCCGTTCGTACCATTTGTACCATTCGTACCATCATTACCGTTGGTACCGTTCTTTCCGTTAGTACCGTCTTTACCGTTGGTACCATCCTTACCATTAGAACCATCTTTACCGTTGGTACCGTCCTTACCGTTGGCACCATCCTTACCGTTGTAGACCACACCGATAGTGTCAGTGCCATCGCAAACAATCGCAATACCGGACTTATCCTTGAGTTCCTTGGATTCGCAACGGTACTTGATGGCATCCTGGTCCTTCATGGCAATCCATTCGCCTTCAGAGCACAGGTACATCGTGGCCTTGGACTTCACAAAAGCCATGGAGCCTTCGCGTTCTTCGTTACACTTTTCGTCATTCAACGAATTGACGGTAACAAACTGGTCCTCGGAAACTAACACGTCATCACCGCAAGCTGTAATGCCGAGAGAAACAGCAAAAGCGGCCAACCCCAATTTAAGATATCGAGAGTTCATACTCATTATCCTATTTTTTTATGTTTTTTTTGTTTTGTGCGCAAAGATAGCTTATTTTACTAGAAATTCAAAGGGAACTTCACATAATCCGTTTGGATTAGTTGTCAAGACAAAACGACCAATTTCAAAGAAAAATCAACCAAAATAGTCGGTTTGTAAAGAAAATGAGGTCTTTTGGAGCAAAAAAGAAACCAACAGACGCTTTTTTAACTATGCTTTATGTATATTCAAGGCATGGGCATCGTGGATGCTCGAATTTTTAAAAGAAAGGTTAATAATGCTCTCTTATCAAGACGCCTACAAAATCGCGACCGATGTCCACAAAGGTCAACAGGACAAGGCCGGTGGTCCATACATCGATTTTCTCCAGAACGTCGCCGATTATCTTAAAAACAAAGGCGAATCCGAAGATGTCCAAGTTCTCGCTATTTTGCAGGATTCCATTACATCTGCTACCCAAAAAACTCCGGACGACATGATCAAGATGGGTGTTCCGGCCGACATGGTCGATCTCATCCAAAAGATGACCTACCACAAGAACCAGTCCTGGATTGACGAATACAGCTGCCACCTCATGGAAAAGGGTGTGCCGGCCGAAGACGCCACCTACGACGCACGCGAAAAGGACTTTGTCCGCTTTGTCGAAACGCTCAAGGACAATCCGACAGCAGCAAAGGCAAAGAGCGCTATCTTGAACGTGCTCATGGACGACAAGTACATCCACCGCCAGGAACGCCGCGAACTCAAGACGAAGTTCCGTCTCAAGAAGTACAAGGCAGCCATCCAGGCATTGGGAGTATAGTCCCCTCGGCAAGCTCAGGGACCTTACAATGCGTCGGAATGCCGCAAGGCAACACAATGCGTCATCCTGAACGGAGAACCGAAGGTTCGAAGTGAAGGATCCAGTCACATTTTAAATGTCATGCCGGCCACTGCGCCGGCATCTCTTTTTTAAAACCCTCGCGCAGAGGGTCTTTTTTTTGCGCGGGCTATTTCAGCACTACGCGTTGGCTCATTCCATCGACACGCACGATGTAGGCGCCAGATTCCTGCAAGGTGACACTTGTTTCGCCATTCGCAGGAATCGCTTTCGACATAACATGGTGACCGAGCGCATCGAACACCTGAACGGTTCTGCCCTTCGAAGCATGCAACGTGATGGTTCTGCCCTGCACCGCCATGCGGAATCGCTGATGGGCAATCACCGGCAAGCTCGTTTTTGCAGACGAACTGCTCGACTTGACAGAAGAGCTAGACGAATCAGCCTTCTTGCTACTGCTAGACGGAGCCTTGACGCTCGACGAAGAACTCTTTGCGGTCGAGGACGACGACTTAATGACATTGCTGGAAGACGAGCTGTTTACCGCCGAGGAAGACCACTTAGAATCACTGGATCCTTCGCTTGAGCTCAGGATGGCGTTGCTAGAAGACGAGCTGCTTGTTGCCGAGGACGAGGAAGAAACAGCGGAACTTGACGAAGACGGTTCTACGCTATAAGACATGCCGAACGCAACTTCGTCAAACACTGGATACGTATCGCTCTTTTTCCACACATGCCTATTTTCAACCGTCTTGCCGGAAGTGTTCAACAATTCCACAAACTCATCGGATTGCATGTACTTCGTGCTGAGCGGGCTTGTTAAAACGAAATTGATCTTATAATACTCATCTGCCTCAAAACCAAGCACCTCATCAATCTCGATACATCCCCTTTCTTGAGTGAAGGCGGAATCGTTATAAACCAATACGGCAAATTCAGGTTCGGTAGCATTTGCACATTCATCCATAACAGCAATCGGGTTCGCTTTAGGGGCTTTTACCGGGGCTGCATTATAGACGTTCTTAAAAGCAATATTGGTAACGAGATAGGAGTGATCAAAACCTGCAACAGACGAATGAGCTTTTGCCGCAAGTCCATATATACCACCAGCGGCCACTTCCGACGAGACTTCGCCCCAGTTATAGGCATCATCTAAAACAATGTCGGATCCCATCATTCCCAAAAGACCACCGACAAAAATCTCTCCACTATTTCCGACAGCCTTTACAGAGCCCGTATTCGCAATCATGCGACCATTACCTAAAGAGCCAGCAACACCACCAAGATAAGACACAGAGTTACTTTCAGCGACATCCAACGAGACACTTCCCCCATTGAAAGCGTTCTCCAAATAACCACATTCGCCGCAAACTCCACCCAGTTGACTCCATTTACCCGTCGTAATCCCATCGATACGGGCATAGTTTACACCCTTCACAATAGAATCCGCTTTGGCAGCAAGGCCTCCAACAGAACCAGCCCCAACGACATAGCCTTCGTTAACGCAATCCTTGAGCGTTTTCGCTTCGCCTACAAGACCGCCAACAAGAACGTCTTTCGAACTATCATATTTTTTTGAAGGATTCGACTGTACAAATTTGACACTGCCCTCATTCTTGCCAGAAAGGACATTCGCCCTGGCAGCGATACCGCCAAATCTGATGTTTTCAAGCTTTGAAGAAGAAGAATCTACAAACGTAATGGCACCTTTGTTCAGGGAATTCTTAACATTGATTCCGGTACGCAAATAGTCTCCGGCCAAAATACCACCGAAATTAATACCACCGCTAAGTTCATTTGCAACAACAACGACGGTAATATCACCATAATTGGCACAAGAATCAATACCATTAGCACCAATGGCTAATCCGGCAACATACGCCGGTGCACCCACTCTTGCATAAATTTTTCCGTAGTTTTTGGCCCCTTTAATCAAATCGGCTCTATTATCCGTCACAATCCCTGCAAGTCGGACACTTATGGTTCCATCGTATTCGATATCGCCCTCATTTGTGCTATTCAAAATGTTTCCCGTAGTGCCATTGATTAACGTAATTCCGGCGACACTAGTGATCTTCGAACCACTGCCTTGAACCTTGATATTCCCGAGATTGCGGCTATTGCTGATAGTTCCTCGATTTTCATAGGCGATTCCCGCAACAGACACCGGATTATTCCCCGCAGAAAGATCATAATTGCTGTAATTGACGCAACTATCTATAATAGAGAATCCAGTTTCATATCCATAATTCAACGACACAAAGCCGCTAATCCGTATCTCATCCATCTGGTCCATAACACCCTTTCGAAGCGACGATTTTGAAATCATTCCTCTATTGGTATCTACAAAAGCTCCATGACCTGTAACAAGATAATTGACCAGATGCACATCCCTTATCGTACCATAGTTCGTACCAAACAGGGCTCCATTCAAACCGTAAATATTATGTCCATTGCCATTAAAAACATAACCTTTGATATATCGACCATATTCCGAAATCGTCTTCAACTCACGCGTCATTACCGATAACGAATCCTTCCCCATCACAATATCATTGACAAGCGCGGCCCGTTGCGTAAAGGAGGCTCCAGTCGACAAGTACCACGCCAATTCCGACGGAGTGAAAATCGCAACGTAAAGCG includes:
- a CDS encoding T9SS type A sorting domain-containing protein, translating into MLVRVKSAFLWAVCCFSSFSFAAWDGTAEVPSARDTVIFYDYEDFHYEASLPLYHISTPEQLAGLAQLVNTVDPAENPEKATENIPWRGVVLLDNDLVFGKDENSVSEHPWIPIGKNEKRIGEMIFDGKNHTIYGLDLTTQSDSIFGLFGFVEHTELKNVTLANYKVSMKADSTYRAGDFYGGSLVGYAKYSNIHNVHTRGGAIKIEVLQKTMIKDEEKGDYYVGVDEVSIGGIVGLLKGWIDSCSNASDVDVTFFESQNVGGIAGEILRQTEGSYDSVTYCSNSGNITSKSPELYNDARVGGIAGLSNAPVAYSQNTGAVSGDVGMMGGIVGTGGGYGDIAYCENSGDISTKKLYAGGIAGYGSKVRNSVNKGRVEGIFAGGIIGNAGPVTLCINEGFVKGQVVGGISGMTDRGLSQVVNRGTLEGDTVGGICGRNLGAISSSYSYASKVTAKDVVGGVVGYNQGTIITSAFDSTLQPSVKLVGVEGEGNRVKESFALSTKEMQSVEFADKLNEADRDDGKSRIAYDEAEHPRLTWSYDGGYPIFSDSTHLPVYRIDLDDSVFVSYALTDAKGHIVDLPPAYSTEGRYFDSWVDSTGKTVTKTTVFNAPSTIYAKYSKTIKDPSLVVNRPDPTTIGWNGELSVPKWRMHLDTSLYVAIFTPSELAWYLSTGASFTQRAALVNDIVMGKDSLSVMTRELKTISEYGRYIKGYVFNGNGHNIYGLNGALFGTNYGTIRDVHLVNYLVTGHGAFVDTNRGMISKSSLRKGVMDQMDEIRISGFVSLNYGYETGFSIIDSCVNYSNYDLSAGNNPVSVAGIAYENRGTISNSRNLGNIKVQGSGSKITSVAGITLINGTTGNILNSTNEGDIEYDGTISVRLAGIVTDNRADLIKGAKNYGKIYARVGAPAYVAGLAIGANGIDSCANYGDITVVVVANELSGGINFGGILAGDYLRTGINVKNSLNKGAITFVDSSSSKLENIRFGGIAARANVLSGKNEGSVKFVQSNPSKKYDSSKDVLVGGLVGEAKTLKDCVNEGYVVGAGSVGGLAAKADSIVKGVNYARIDGITTGKWSQLGGVCGECGYLENAFNGGSVSLDVAESNSVSYLGGVAGSLGNGRMIANTGSVKAVGNSGEIFVGGLLGMMGSDIVLDDAYNWGEVSSEVAAGGIYGLAAKAHSSVAGFDHSYLVTNIAFKNVYNAAPVKAPKANPIAVMDECANATEPEFAVLVYNDSAFTQERGCIEIDEVLGFEADEYYKINFVLTSPLSTKYMQSDEFVELLNTSGKTVENRHVWKKSDTYPVFDEVAFGMSYSVEPSSSSSAVSSSSSATSSSSSSNAILSSSEGSSDSKWSSSAVNSSSSSNVIKSSSSTAKSSSSSVKAPSSSSKKADSSSSSVKSSSSSAKTSLPVIAHQRFRMAVQGRTITLHASKGRTVQVFDALGHHVMSKAIPANGETSVTLQESGAYIVRVDGMSQRVVLK